The genomic stretch GACTAATTCCCAGCCGAAAAAGAGTGTCTCAATCGTTCCTGCCAGCGAAGAAACGATCATTCCCAGCAGAAACAAGGCATAGCAGATGAAAAAACGATTATAGCCGGGTTCCCGATGCAGATAGCGACTGGCGAATGCGCCAACGGTGCCACAAAGGATAAACGATAGAATACAAAAGGGAATTGATAATCGATCGAAAATAAACTTCAAATGGAAGTGAAAATGTTGCTCGGGGAGCACGACCCAGTTACCCATTTCGACAGGAACATATCGTTTGCCCAGGCTAAGCATCAGAACCAGGACAGCGATCGCGGCGAACAGTCCCATGACGACGACCGTCTGGGTCGCCTGGGCGATCAGTCGCTCACCCAATGGTTTGTTGATCAGCGATGTTGTACCGAATAATGCCAGGAGCAGGGCAGGGCCTGCGACAATACATACGCCGAGGAAATGGAATGCAATTTCAGAATTCATTAGGGAACCGATACCTGTTTCAGCGAAGGGGAGATGGCAGGATTTTCAATGGAGGCAAAACCAAGATGATCCCGCTTGCCACGGTACCAGTCTATGGAAGAGGCTGTACACGGGAGTTGCTCTGACTCAGGCCGATATAGTGTGAAAAATCCATTTCGATATTCATGGATCTGGGAGGTTTCTACATCAAGGATGGCTAACTGTACCCAGTTACCATTCACCAGTCTCGCAATTCCTGGATTGTCATTGATAATCCGGGACATGGCCTCTTTTGTCGTTTCGATGACGAGGAGTAACCTTACGGGTTCATGAATCTCGACCATCTGCCAGGGAAGTCCAGGTCGAAGGTCGCTGGCGGAACCGTCCATCACACCTAACAGAGATGTGATATTATGTGCCAGCTTTGTGCCACAGCCATAACCTGTTGAATCGACGTATGAAAAATAGTATTCCAGATTGATCCCGGCACAAACGGGAATGACCGCCTGTAGCAACCGTTCCAGAATCTTGCTGTCTTCATCATCCTGCAGGGGATTATAGGATGTCAGAAATGCACGACGATCCAGAAACAGTCCACGGTTCCATTCTCTGCGACCGACAAAGCAGATCGAATTAGTCGCGTGGCCATACTCGGGACGTACCTGTGAAAGGTCCTCTGCACGACCTTCGACATGTCGCAGTGCTTCATCAACTGAGAGATCAAGATCGGCAGATTCAAACCGTCGGCAACGTTCATGGGCATTGTGAGCGCGGGCCGCGGAGATGTGCTTATCTGCCGTTTCAAACAGTTTCCGGTGGGAGACTGGAAGACGGTCGAGGTCATACCAGGTGACGTTGTCGTTACAGGTGTTGTGATAGCAGCCTAAAAAATTAGTCTCATCGGGGATGACCAGGTTGTGTTCAGACAGGATACGTCGCACTCGGGGATCGTTTGCCATTTGAGCGAACGCACGTGCATTGGGGCCTCCGCGACCTCCTCCGCATGCGCCACAATCATGCGCGGCTTCGTGCGGGTTATTCATGCTGGAAGATCCGTGGCCACAAATAATGACCAGGGGAGAAAACTGTTCAGATCGTGCCAGCCCCATGGCCCGTAATCCGCCTTCAACGATTTGCGCCATTTCTGTAATCGAATACCCCAGTTGATCACCCTGATTCCCTGGCTCGGCACTGATTCGCTCCAGCCTTAGTTGAGTTGTGGGAGGAGCCACGATGCTCTGAAACATCCCGCGGATCTGGGCTGTTGTACGTGGAAAGAGCGTGCGGGCAACCAGTGGAAACGCTGCCAGAGAACCAACCAGGCCGGTTAACAAACCACCGAGGAAAGTCCGAGTCCCTACATGCGTCTGATGAGTGGCGCGACCGAGGCGACGACGTGTGACAGCGCGGCGACGACTGATGCGTTCGAGTGAATAGAGCGTCTCTTCCTGCACAAAATGAATCGGTTTAATATTAACCGGGCATAGCGGAGTGAAATGGGCGTCGGCAGCACCACGATAGTACATCGCGACACCAAAGAAACCGGCGATTCCAAACGTTTCGCACTCGGGAGCGATTTCTTCCAGGTGTCGGCGGAATGATTCTTCACGTTCATCAATGCAACAGACGACCTGATATGCGGGCTGCATCGGTTGCTGGGGCTCAGCCTGAGCCTTTAATTCTCTGTAGCGTTTTGTATGTGCTGAAACTGCGTTGAGGATGTCGTTTCGGTATTTTCGTTCATAAGCCAGGTGGAATATGCGTCGACGTTCCAGGCTCGAAAATTGTTCAATTTCCTGAATGAGCAGTATCCACTGTTCATCCGAAAGATACATCAGGTCTTCCGGGTTCCAGCCACGCACCTGAGAAAGCTGGAATAAAGTAAACGCCAGTTGATATTGATGGTCTTTCAGGCAGGGGTGGGTGTTTTTCAGGATCTCATTGCGGACCGTTGCCAGGGAGCTCTCAAAAGGAAGTGATTCCTGCATGACAGCCGTCACAGCGAGCCGATCGAGGATCAGGCGGACCGCCAGGAATTCGATCAGAGTTCCTTTGGGAGCAGGGTGGGGAGCCCATTCCGCATTGGATTCCATTTGCCAGACAATTCCCGACCACCCCCGCAGCGCAAGTAGAGTTTGAGAAATATAATCATCGCGTTCTTCGTCAGGGACTCCCAGCAGCGAGAGGGATTCGCTGATTGATTCCAGGGGGCTGAGGTTAGACACCAGCAGCCGATTGATTTCGCTGTTGAGTCCTGAGAGTGCCACAGAGGGACTCAGTTTTGATCCGGAATATAAATTCAGGAACGCATGATAAAATCCAGTTTTACGCTCGGGTAGCGTCCATGCGCCAAATCCCTGATCGAGAAATGCTGCACAGAAACGAATTAAAACATCGTTTACGATCAGATCAGAATCGACGCCGGTTGCGCTCATTAACAGATCTCGGTGTCTGACCGTTTTTTGTGTGGTGCTCATCGGTTTGATGTTCGCAGACTGGACGCGGTTGTGGCAGACTTCCCACAGGAAGTGTAAGGCAAATGATTCCCACTTCTGCGCAGTCCATGAATCCATGGATTTCGTATTGAACTGACCACAAAGGCTGCTCATGATCATTTCTGACTTTTGATCTGTCGGATGCTTGCCTTCGCGGAAGTCCCGCATGATCCAGTTTTGTGTTTTGGCAATCGTCTGGGCGCGGGTGGCGGGCGAAACTTCCTGTCGAAAGCGACGTAAAGCATCGGTTTCTGCAATGAACCAGCGTAATTCCGCTACGGGGCCTGAATGGAGGGGGAACTCTAGCATGGCCAGGCGAAGGGCGTACCTTGTTCCAAACGTACCAATCAGTTGATCTGCCCTTTCAGCAAGTTCGTCGTGTAAGACGGCCTGCAGGTCCTGGACGCGGATTCGCTGGTTATCCAGTTTTTTTCGATAGCGCTCTTCTGGCAGGTATGGATGGCAGCCAAAAATCTTGCCGCCTGCCGAGACACCGTTCTCAAAGGGAAGATTCTCAAAGGCATGCAGCGTATTGTGGTGCACGAAGACCGTAATCGGACCTTGAGCTGGCAGATAATGTGCGGCATGCTCTATGGCATGGAGCAGCTCAGCATGCTCTTGAGAGTCTGTCGATAACTCAGGCTGATCGCCTGTTTTGTTTTCAGTGGGTTTATTCATGATGAATCACAAGCTACTGCTGCGCCCGGTTGAGTGTGCGCATAACTTCCATATGAGGGATCACCAACCGTCTCAGGAAGGCAGAGGGTCTGCTCCATAACCAGACAGTGATTAGAATGAGGACTGCTTAATTATCGTGAGCACGCAGCATTAAGACAGAGTTGTAGAAGCCAGTAGGCAAATCCTTGCAACTGAATTTGCGCAATCAGACTGCAGAAACTGGTGGGGCCCGGGAGCAGTCAGGGCTGTAAGCGATTCTCGTGGGGATGACAGCAACATCATGAATAGAGCGATCAACATAATCTGTCTGATTAAAGTAGTCGCTCGATATTCTCAGGAGCTGAAAGGTGAGTTCCCATTTTTTTAACTCGTCCTTGGATTTACTTTCTTTACCCACAGGTTGATTGATGGGTGAGGATTGTCCTTCCCCGACAGCAACCTGCGAAGGCATAGATCCAAAGATCAGTACGCAGAAGAGAATTAAATAAACGAGGAGTCTCATTAATGGTTCCAGCATTAACAGTTTCAGTTTCGCCGCTGAAAAACAGTCAGAAGGACGAATTTTAACCGCTAATAGCAGAGGTCAAAAACTGGTATACGGGAAAACAATATACGTACTTTTAACAGGGGTGACAAGTCTGTAGAACCCTTGTAACAGTCGAGATCAGGGATGTGTATAATTGTATATTTTGGGTGGGTGGTTATCGAATAAGCAGATTATCTCACCTATCACACATTTATATTATTATACTGATATCAACATTTATTGTCTGAGAGACTGACTAGAATGTCTGAGAAAAGGTGTTTTATCAAAACTTCTCTTTGACTACATTACCGCGGTAATTGAACAACATTTAAATATCTTGGGAGTAATGAGATGCAAAAACTTGTCGATGGAATTCACAAGTTTCAAAGAAACTATTTCAGCCAGGACCAGAAGCTGTTTGAAACTCTGGTTGAAGGGCAGCATCCGCTCGCCTTGTTCATCACCTGTTCGGACTCCAGAATCAATCCGAATTACATGACTCAGACCAAACCTGGAGAACTGTTTATTCAGCGAACTGCCGGTAATATTGTACCAGCTTATGGAGCGGTTCACGGTGGTGAAGCTGCGACAATCGAGTATGCGGTAAGTGCGCTCAAAGTGAAGGACATCATCGTCTGTGGCCACTCCCATTGCGGGGCCATGTCAGGTCTGCTCAATCCCGAGCTCATTGAGAAGATGCCTGCTGTCAAAAGTTATCTGGAACACGCCGAGTGTACGCGTCGGATCGTGGATGAGAATTACGGGCATCTTACCGAGCCCGAAAAACGACTGATTCTGACCGTTCAGGAAAATGTACTCGTACAGATTGAAAACCTGAAAACGCACCCCTCGGTAGCTGCTGCGGTAAGCCGGGGAGAATTAAAGCTGCATGGCTGGGTTTATAAATTCGAAACTGGTGAGGTATTCAATTTCAATCCGGATGAGGGTCAGTTCCTGCCTCTGGAAGAAGACGTCTTATCCGAAAAGGCATTGGATAAAGCGATGCCACCGATCTCCCCCATCTAACGTTACTGGAGAAGCCTGCTGCCCGCACTGCCTTGTTTCTTAAATAGCGATGAGGTGTTTATTCGGGTGTGCAGGCTATTTTTTCAGCCAGCGGCAGTTCACCCTCATCGATCTGATAGTTACCAAAGCGGATCGAGTAGTGATCGTTAAACCAGTCCTTGATCTGAGGCAGGAATTCCTGGTCAAATTCAGGAGCGGTGAAGAAGGTGCGTCCGAAATGGTGCGTCTGAATTTCCCCATCGGCAACAACCATCTCTCCATCTTTAAAGACCCAGCGGGGGCGTTCAAACATTTCCTGGCGGTTTTGCTGTGGGGAGTAAATTGTGATGTCAGCATGAGCGCCGGTGCCCAGATGCCCTTTGTCTTTCATGCCCAGCACACGGGCAGGAGCAGCCCGGGTAATAATGGCGATTTCATAGAGCGAATACTCGCGCGTCAGATCGGCCAGTACGCTTCGCTCACGGATCGCTTCAGGCATCTGTGACAGGAATTCGTCACGGAAGCTTTTATCCATCAGCAGATATATAATCTCAGGATAATGATAGAAGGCACCACCATTGGGGTGATCGCTGGTCATCACGACCCGCCAGGGGTCTTCCATCAGCAGATACCATTCCAGGGCGATCGCCCATTGGACGGCATGAATCAGGCTCCGCTGCGGACGGTATTCAATCGGAATCACACCACAGCTGCTTTCTAGTTCGCAATCGGCGGTATACCACTTATTGCGATTGATATTATGCAGGAACTGACTGAACGGCGTATCCCCGGTCATGGAGAGGGTCAGTCCGGGATTGATGTGTCCCACGTCCACCGTGATGTTTTCGTGTGACTGGACATAATCGACCAGTTTCTGGGTAGCCGAGGAAAAGCTGCTCGGGTCGTTGGGATCGCCATCATACGAGTGAAACTGGACGTGTGCCAAATGGCCTCGATGCCCCTCGAGCGATTCCATTGTGTTCAGAGTGGTTTCCCAGTTGCCGGGAATTCCCAGATTATTACAGTGGATATGCACTGAGTGGGGGAGTTCCAGGCGATCAGCGGTACCTGCCAGTCCGCGTACAATCTGGCGGGGTGTCACGCCGAAACCTTCTACGGGAGCGTCCAGTTCCCACATTGATTTGCGACTGATCTGTTTCCAGTCTTCAACGCCCCCCGGATTGACGATCTTGATTGTGTAACCCTTGGCCGATTCCAGCAGCCAGGCGCAGTAGGAGTCCAGCGCATTCTGATCCTGATTCCGCAGATGCTTCATTACGAAATGATTGTTGCCGAACAGCAGGTAGAAACCTTTATCCAGAATCGGCGTGTCCTGCAGTTCCTCATGGGCATGGCGGGCGTGCAATCCTGGAATAGCGGCGTCCATGGCCGTGGTATAGCCGATACTGGCAAACAGGTAGCCGGTGGCGAATGTGCTGGGCACCACGCCTCCTGTGCCGGAACGCGTCTGTTCTGTGCGGAAGATGGGGGCAGCCTGACGCTTCATCTCGGGCGTCATTTTTCGGCCTGCGTTCACTTTGGGACCGGCAATATGACAGTGCATATCGATCCCACCCGGCATCACGGTGTAGCCGCTGGCATCCAGGGTTTTACCGGTGAACGAGTCTGCATCCAGGGGACGGTCGATGATCTTACCATCCTGAATCCAGAGGTCGCGGACCTCACCATTGACTCCATTGGCTGGATCGTAGACCGTTCCATTTTTTATCCGGAAGAGAGACACGGGATACCTTTTGTCGTGACAGTCACATCAGGCAGCAGCACAATGCAATGACGCGGAAATGTGAAGATTAATGGTGGCGGCAGCAATTGGATCGTCCACAGCCGGGATCGGCCATGGGAAGTTGAGATTTTTTATTGCTGCTTTCCCCTTTGAAAAGCAATCCGCCTGAGATCAGACGTTCGACTGGAGCTGACGCGGGAGTGCCGTTGAGGGGGACTCCTGCTTTCTCGCAGACTTCACCCCAGGTTTTGAGCGATTCGTTCATGCGATGGCTGACTTCAACTGTTTCGTTGTTTGATTCACAAAAATATTCGTAGGTGATCATACTGATGATTCCGAAGCTTTCGAAACGACTATCCCGATGTCTGTCTGGCCTGCTGAATCGCCCGGCGTTTCTGTGCATAACGTTTCACAAGTTCGTCCGAGACGACGCCGACCAGAATTACTGCACCAATGATAGCAAATTCCAGCTGGGAGGGAATCCCCAGCATGGTGATTGAATTACGCAGAACCCGCATCAGAGCGGCACCGATTACCACTCCCAGAATCGTCCCTTCACCGCCGCGAATACTGCATCCCCCCAGTACCGCTGCTGCAATCGCGTACAGTTCGTAAAAATTACCAATCCCCTCGGGCTGGACCGAGTTGATATCCAGGCCGAACAGAATGCCCCCGATACCCGCCAGGAACGAGCAGATCACATAAGCCGTGATCACAACTTTATCGGTTTTGATGCCGGAATACCGGGCGGCTGCCTCATTGTTTCCGATGGCTTTCAGATAGCGCCCAAAAATCGTTTTATTCAGCAGGAAAGCAGCCAGCAGAGCCAGGCCGAGCATGATTAGGAACGGCACAGGTAGCTTGAATCCTTCGATGAAGGGGAGATCGATTTTACCCGTCGCGAGATAGCGGAGTCCTGCATGAGCCGTGCCGAAGCCCTGGGTTTGATCCTCGGTAATCCCCCGGGCGACACCCCGATAGATCAACAGGCCACACAGGGTCACGATAAAGGGTTGCAGTTTCAGTTTGGTAATCAGTAAGCCATGTGCGAGGCCGATACAGATCGAGAGAGCGCCGACGATCAGGAAGGCGAGCGGAACGGGAACCCCTTTGGCCAGCAGGTATGGCAACATGGTTCCAATCAGGCAGATCACCGAACCGATCGACAGATCAATGCCGCCGGAAATGATGACAAAGGCGACGCCAATACTGATAATTCCAAACAGGGATGTGAGTCGCGTCACATTCTGAATGTTATACGCAGACACAAAGTTCTCATTCGAGACGGCAGTCACGCCGCAGACAACAATCAGTAAGATTAGGATTCCCAGTATTTTTTTCATGATTCTGATTCTCAGGTATGATTTCAGCTTAGATGATCATTGCGTCTGACTGTGGCTGAGTGTCTGGCCGGTCGCCAGTTGCATGATGGCCTCCTCGCTCAATTCATCGCGGGAGAGTTCACCTGTCATCTGTCCCTCATGCATGACCAGCACACGGTCAGAGATACCGCGGATCTCTTCCAGATCGCTACTGACGAACAGGACCGCCATGCCTTGAGAGGCCAGTTGATTCATCAGTGTGTAGATTTCTTCTTTCGCGCCAATATCAACGCCGCGGGTGGGTTCGTCGAGCAGCAGCACGCGGGGATTCATGGCCAGCCATTTTCCCAGCACGACCTTCTGTTGATTTCCGCCAGATAAAAACTGCACGATCTGACTGTCGCTGGGAGTTTTGATCTTCATCGCCGCGATCATCTCTTCGGAGATGTTGCGTTCCTGATTGAAGTTAATTCGACCCAGTGATTTTCGATCGCGCGTCAGGCTGGCCAGACTCATGTTTTCGCGGACTGCCATCTCCAGCACCAGTCCCTGCAGTTTACGGTCTTCGGGTACCAGCGCCAGACCCGCTCGGATGGCATCCTTGGGAGAATTGATCTGTATTGCCTGTCCGTTGACAGAGATGGAACCACTGAGTGGAGAGTCGATGCCAAACAGCACCTGCATCAGTTCTGTGCGGCCTGCTCCGACCAGTCCTGAAATCCCAACGATTTCATTCTGCCTGATCGAGAAGTTGATGAAGTGAGATGGATAAGCAGGCGTGCGGAGATTCTTGACTTCCATGACGACCGGACCGGGTTCATGGGGCGTATGTGGAAAAAACTGGGAGACATTCCTGCCCACCATTAATTGCACCATCCGTTCATGAGAGATCGAGCCACGATCCAGATCGCCGGCGTTTTCTCCATCGCGTAAGACGACGACACGATCGGCCAGGTCATTGACCTCTCCCAGCCGATGGGAAATGTAAATCACACTGACCCCTCGTGCCTTCAACTCGCGGATGACGGCGAACAGGGCCTCCGATTCATGCAGAGAAAGGGACGAGGTGGGTTCATCCATAATCAGAATTCGGGCATTGATGGAAAGAGCCTTGGCAATTTCGACCATCTGTTGCTGTCCGACGGTCAGGTCCCCTACCAGGGTTTGCGGGGGAAGATTCAGACCCACCTGTTTGAGCAGTTTTTCGGATTCGAGGTAAGTCTGCTGCTGGTTAATCACATTCCAGGAAGCGGGTTCTCGTCCCAGAAAAATATTGGCTGCGATGTCCAGATTCTCACAGAGGTTCAACTCCTGGTGAATCAGGGCGATCCCGTTCTCCAACGCAGCCTCTACGTCGGAGATTGAGACTTCTGCTCCTTCGATCAGCAGTTTTCCCGAATCTGGTGGCTGGACACCCGCCAGAATTTTCATCAGCGTACTTTTACCGGCACCATTTTCACCAATGACGGCCAGTACTTCTCCATGGTTTAACGACAGGCTGACCTGGCTCAAGGCTTTAACGCCAGGAAACTGTTTGGAGATCTGAACTACTTCGAGAAGTGGTGCCGGATGAGTCGTGGCAGGACTACTCATCCTTCTGCGGTTCTTTCTGCTGTTGTGGGTAACGGGGGTCTGGTGTTGCTCCCAGATCAGTTTTCTTTGCAGATTTTGTTGTCTCGTTTGCGGGCTGATCCTGATCTTTTTTCGCGGAATCGCCGAGCAGTGATTTCAGTTCGGTCCAGAACTCCTCAACATTGTCCTTACGGATTTTGCGAGCTGGAATGTGCAAAATCTCATTTTCCGGGATCACTGATTTGTCACCGTTGGCGAGTGCTTTCAAAACGCGTACCGATTCGTAGCCGTACTGGTAAGGGTTTTGAACGACGGTGCCTACGACCGTCCCATCCATAATTCCCTGCAGGCTGGCTTCATTTTCGTCAAATGAGACAACCTTGATTTCTTTCAGTTTACCGGCGTCACGAATCGCCTCTAGGCAGAGCGGGGGATTGTAGGCAAACAGACCCACCATGCATTTTAAATTGGGATACTTGGCAATCGCGTCTTCCGCATTTGCTTTGGCCTGCGGATGGTCGAAGTCATCCGTACGGGTATCCAGAATCGAGTATTTGTCAT from Gimesia chilikensis encodes the following:
- a CDS encoding carbonic anhydrase, with protein sequence MQKLVDGIHKFQRNYFSQDQKLFETLVEGQHPLALFITCSDSRINPNYMTQTKPGELFIQRTAGNIVPAYGAVHGGEAATIEYAVSALKVKDIIVCGHSHCGAMSGLLNPELIEKMPAVKSYLEHAECTRRIVDENYGHLTEPEKRLILTVQENVLVQIENLKTHPSVAAAVSRGELKLHGWVYKFETGEVFNFNPDEGQFLPLEEDVLSEKALDKAMPPISPI
- a CDS encoding zinc ribbon domain-containing protein produces the protein MITYEYFCESNNETVEVSHRMNESLKTWGEVCEKAGVPLNGTPASAPVERLISGGLLFKGESSNKKSQLPMADPGCGRSNCCRHH
- a CDS encoding formylmethanofuran dehydrogenase subunit A translates to MSLFRIKNGTVYDPANGVNGEVRDLWIQDGKIIDRPLDADSFTGKTLDASGYTVMPGGIDMHCHIAGPKVNAGRKMTPEMKRQAAPIFRTEQTRSGTGGVVPSTFATGYLFASIGYTTAMDAAIPGLHARHAHEELQDTPILDKGFYLLFGNNHFVMKHLRNQDQNALDSYCAWLLESAKGYTIKIVNPGGVEDWKQISRKSMWELDAPVEGFGVTPRQIVRGLAGTADRLELPHSVHIHCNNLGIPGNWETTLNTMESLEGHRGHLAHVQFHSYDGDPNDPSSFSSATQKLVDYVQSHENITVDVGHINPGLTLSMTGDTPFSQFLHNINRNKWYTADCELESSCGVIPIEYRPQRSLIHAVQWAIALEWYLLMEDPWRVVMTSDHPNGGAFYHYPEIIYLLMDKSFRDEFLSQMPEAIRERSVLADLTREYSLYEIAIITRAAPARVLGMKDKGHLGTGAHADITIYSPQQNRQEMFERPRWVFKDGEMVVADGEIQTHHFGRTFFTAPEFDQEFLPQIKDWFNDHYSIRFGNYQIDEGELPLAEKIACTPE
- a CDS encoding DUF2309 domain-containing protein is translated as MNKPTENKTGDQPELSTDSQEHAELLHAIEHAAHYLPAQGPITVFVHHNTLHAFENLPFENGVSAGGKIFGCHPYLPEERYRKKLDNQRIRVQDLQAVLHDELAERADQLIGTFGTRYALRLAMLEFPLHSGPVAELRWFIAETDALRRFRQEVSPATRAQTIAKTQNWIMRDFREGKHPTDQKSEMIMSSLCGQFNTKSMDSWTAQKWESFALHFLWEVCHNRVQSANIKPMSTTQKTVRHRDLLMSATGVDSDLIVNDVLIRFCAAFLDQGFGAWTLPERKTGFYHAFLNLYSGSKLSPSVALSGLNSEINRLLVSNLSPLESISESLSLLGVPDEERDDYISQTLLALRGWSGIVWQMESNAEWAPHPAPKGTLIEFLAVRLILDRLAVTAVMQESLPFESSLATVRNEILKNTHPCLKDHQYQLAFTLFQLSQVRGWNPEDLMYLSDEQWILLIQEIEQFSSLERRRIFHLAYERKYRNDILNAVSAHTKRYRELKAQAEPQQPMQPAYQVVCCIDEREESFRRHLEEIAPECETFGIAGFFGVAMYYRGAADAHFTPLCPVNIKPIHFVQEETLYSLERISRRRAVTRRRLGRATHQTHVGTRTFLGGLLTGLVGSLAAFPLVARTLFPRTTAQIRGMFQSIVAPPTTQLRLERISAEPGNQGDQLGYSITEMAQIVEGGLRAMGLARSEQFSPLVIICGHGSSSMNNPHEAAHDCGACGGGRGGPNARAFAQMANDPRVRRILSEHNLVIPDETNFLGCYHNTCNDNVTWYDLDRLPVSHRKLFETADKHISAARAHNAHERCRRFESADLDLSVDEALRHVEGRAEDLSQVRPEYGHATNSICFVGRREWNRGLFLDRRAFLTSYNPLQDDEDSKILERLLQAVIPVCAGINLEYYFSYVDSTGYGCGTKLAHNITSLLGVMDGSASDLRPGLPWQMVEIHEPVRLLLVIETTKEAMSRIINDNPGIARLVNGNWVQLAILDVETSQIHEYRNGFFTLYRPESEQLPCTASSIDWYRGKRDHLGFASIENPAISPSLKQVSVP
- a CDS encoding ABC transporter permease, producing MKKILGILILLIVVCGVTAVSNENFVSAYNIQNVTRLTSLFGIISIGVAFVIISGGIDLSIGSVICLIGTMLPYLLAKGVPVPLAFLIVGALSICIGLAHGLLITKLKLQPFIVTLCGLLIYRGVARGITEDQTQGFGTAHAGLRYLATGKIDLPFIEGFKLPVPFLIMLGLALLAAFLLNKTIFGRYLKAIGNNEAAARYSGIKTDKVVITAYVICSFLAGIGGILFGLDINSVQPEGIGNFYELYAIAAAVLGGCSIRGGEGTILGVVIGAALMRVLRNSITMLGIPSQLEFAIIGAVILVGVVSDELVKRYAQKRRAIQQARQTSG
- a CDS encoding sugar ABC transporter ATP-binding protein, which gives rise to MSSPATTHPAPLLEVVQISKQFPGVKALSQVSLSLNHGEVLAVIGENGAGKSTLMKILAGVQPPDSGKLLIEGAEVSISDVEAALENGIALIHQELNLCENLDIAANIFLGREPASWNVINQQQTYLESEKLLKQVGLNLPPQTLVGDLTVGQQQMVEIAKALSINARILIMDEPTSSLSLHESEALFAVIRELKARGVSVIYISHRLGEVNDLADRVVVLRDGENAGDLDRGSISHERMVQLMVGRNVSQFFPHTPHEPGPVVMEVKNLRTPAYPSHFINFSIRQNEIVGISGLVGAGRTELMQVLFGIDSPLSGSISVNGQAIQINSPKDAIRAGLALVPEDRKLQGLVLEMAVRENMSLASLTRDRKSLGRINFNQERNISEEMIAAMKIKTPSDSQIVQFLSGGNQQKVVLGKWLAMNPRVLLLDEPTRGVDIGAKEEIYTLMNQLASQGMAVLFVSSDLEEIRGISDRVLVMHEGQMTGELSRDELSEEAIMQLATGQTLSHSQTQ